One part of the Arabidopsis thaliana chromosome 1 sequence genome encodes these proteins:
- the ERD6 gene encoding Major facilitator superfamily protein (EARLY RESPONSE TO DEHYDRATION 6 (ERD6); FUNCTIONS IN: carbohydrate transmembrane transporter activity, sugar:hydrogen symporter activity, sugar transmembrane transporter activity; INVOLVED IN: response to water deprivation, response to salt stress, response to cold, response to chitin, response to abscisic acid stimulus; LOCATED IN: integral to membrane, membrane; EXPRESSED IN: 30 plant structures; EXPRESSED DURING: 13 growth stages; CONTAINS InterPro DOMAIN/s: Sugar transporter, conserved site (InterPro:IPR005829), Major facilitator superfamily (InterPro:IPR020846), General substrate transporter (InterPro:IPR005828), Sugar/inositol transporter (InterPro:IPR003663), Major facilitator superfamily, general substrate transporter (InterPro:IPR016196); BEST Arabidopsis thaliana protein match is: ERD (early response to dehydration) six-like 1 (TAIR:AT1G08920.1); Has 27777 Blast hits to 27182 proteins in 2058 species: Archae - 500; Bacteria - 11725; Metazoa - 4936; Fungi - 6599; Plants - 2746; Viruses - 0; Other Eukaryotes - 1271 (source: NCBI BLink).) yields MERQKSMEKGLLRKSLSIRERKFPNEDAFLESGLSRKSPREVKKPQNDDGECRVTASVFLSTFVAVSGSFCTGCGVGFSSGAQAGITKDLSLSVAEYSMFGSILTLGGLIGAVFSGKVADVLGRKRTMLFCEFFCITGWLCVALAQNAMWLDCGRLLLGIGVGIFSYVIPVYIAEIAPKHVRGSFVFANQLMQNCGISLFFIIGNFIPWRLLTVVGLVPCVFHVFCLFFIPESPRWLAKLGRDKECRSSLQRLRGSDVDISREANTIRDTIDMTENGGETKMSELFQRRYAYPLIIGVGLMFLQQLCGSSGVTYYASSLFNKGGFPSAIGTSVIATIMVPKAMLATVLVDKMGRRTLLMASCSAMGLSALLLSVSYGFQSFGILPELTPIFTCIGVLGHIVSFAMGMGGLPWIIMAEIFPMNVKVSAGTLVTVTNWLFGWIITYTFNFMLEWNASGMFLIFSMVSASSIVFIYFLVPETKGRSLEEIQALLNNSVQ; encoded by the exons ATGGAGAGACAAAAGAGCATGGAAAAAGGGTTACTCAGGAAGAGCTTAAGCATACGTGAGAGAAAGTTCCCTAACGAAGACGCTTTCTTAGAATCCGGTTTATCGAGGAAGTCTCCGCGAGAGGTCAAGAAACCTCAAAACGACGATGGTGAATGTCGTGTTACCGCCTCTGTTTTCCTCAGCACCTTTGTTGCCGTATCAGGCTCCTTCTGTACCGGTTGTGGC GTTGGTTTTTCATCGGGTGCACAAGCAGGGATTACCAAAGATTTATCTCTCTCCGTTGCAGAA TACTCAATGTTCGGGTCGATCTTGACATTAGGAGGCTTGATCGGTGCAGTATTCAGCGGTAAAGTCGCTGATGTCTTGGGAAGAAAACGG ACGATGTTGTTTTGCGAATTCTTCTGTATCACAGGCTGGCTTTGTGTAGCATTGGCTCAG aaTGCAATGTGGCTGGACTGTGGAAGATTGTTACTTGGAATCGGCGTTGGTATATTTAGCTACGTG ATTCCGGTGTATATAGCCGAAATTGCACCTAAACATGTCCGAGGATCGTTTGTGTTCGCCAATCAG TTGATGCAAAATTGCGGAAtttcactcttcttcatcattggCAATTTTATTCCATGGAGACTACTAACAGTAGTCG GATTGGTGCCATGTGTGTTCCAcgtcttttgtttatttttcatccCCGAATCTCCAAGATGGCTg GCGAAGTTAGGTCGTGATAAAGAATGCCGATCTTCGTTGCAACGCCTTAGGGGATCTGACGTCGATATTTCTCGTGAAGCAAACACAATTAGA gatACCATTGACATGACAGAAAACGGTGGTGAAACTAAGATGTCTGAATTGTTTCAGAGACGATACGCATATCCGTTAATT ATCGGAGttggtttaatgtttttgCAACAATTGTGTGGGAGCTCCGGTGTTACCTATTATGCTAGTAGCCTCTTCAACAAAGGAG gaTTTCCAAGTGCTATTGGCACATCCGTAATAGCCACAATTATg GTTCCAAAAGCAATGCTGGCAACAGTCCTAGTCGATAAAATGGGGAGGAGAACGCTCCTAATG GCTTCTTGTTCTGCAATGGGTTTGAGTGCTTTGCTCTTAAGTGTTTCTTACGGTTTCCAG TCGTTTGGCATTCTTCCAGAACTCACTCCCATCTTCACTTGCATCGGCGTCTTGGGTCACATTGTGTCATTTGCCATGGGAATGGGAGGACTACCATGGATTATAATGGCTGAG ATATTTCCGATGAATGTGAAAGTGTCAGCTGGGACCTTAGTTACTGTAACCAATTGGTTATTTGGTTGGATTATCACATACACTTTCAATTTTATGCTAGAATGGAATGCATCAG gAATGTTCCTCATCTTCTCAATGGTCTCCGCCAGTTCGATCGtatttatatactttttggtACCTGAGACAAAAGGCCGATCACTTGAAGAAATACAAGCACTGCTCAACAACTCTGTGCaataa
- the ESL1 gene encoding ERD (early response to dehydration) six-like 1 (ERD (early response to dehydration) six-like 1 (ESL1); CONTAINS InterPro DOMAIN/s: Sugar transporter, conserved site (InterPro:IPR005829), Major facilitator superfamily (InterPro:IPR020846), General substrate transporter (InterPro:IPR005828), Sugar/inositol transporter (InterPro:IPR003663), Major facilitator superfamily, general substrate transporter (InterPro:IPR016196); BEST Arabidopsis thaliana protein match is: Major facilitator superfamily protein (TAIR:AT1G08930.2); Has 23660 Blast hits to 23155 proteins in 1879 species: Archae - 378; Bacteria - 9422; Metazoa - 4252; Fungi - 6142; Plants - 2335; Viruses - 0; Other Eukaryotes - 1131 (source: NCBI BLink).) — translation MTMSENSRNLEAGLLLRKNQNDINECRITAVVLFSTFVSVCGSFCFGCAAGYSSVAQTGIINDLGLSVAQYSMFGSIMTFGGMIGAIFSGKVADLMGRKGTMWFAQIFCIFGWVAVALAKDSMWLDIGRLSTGFAVGLLSYVIPVYIAEITPKHVRGAFVFANQLMQSCGLSLFYVIGNFVHWRNLALIGLIPCALQVVTLFFIPESPRLLGKWGHEKECRASLQSLRGDDADISEEANTIKETMILFDEGPKSRVMDLFQRRYAPSVVIGVGLMLLQQLSGSSGLMYYVGSVFDKGGFPSSIGSMILAVIMIPKALLGLILVEKMGRRPLLLASTGGMCFFSLLLSFSFCFRSYGMLDELTPIFTCIGVVGFISSFAVGMGGLPWIIMSEIFPMNVKVSAGTLVTLANWSFGWIVAFAYNFMLEWNASGTFLIFFTICGAGIVFIYAMVPETKGRTLEDIQASLTDFLQ, via the exons ATGACGATGTCGGAGAACTCAAGAAACTTGGAAGCTGGTTTGCTACTGAGGAAGAACCAAAACGACATCAACGAATGTCGTATCACTGCTGTTGTACTTTTCAGTACTTTCGTTTCTGTTTGTGGCTCTTTCTGCTTCGGTTGTGCG GCAGGTTATTCATCAGTTGCTCAAACAGGGATCATAAATGATTTAGGTCTCTCTGTTGCACAA TACTCCATGTTTGGTTCAATCATGACTTTTGGAGGAATGATTGGTGCCATCTTCAGCGGGAAAGTTGCAGATCTCATGGGTCGAAAAGGG ACTATGTGGTTTGCTCAAATTTTCTGCATCTTCGGTTGGGTTGCAGTAGCATTAGCAAAAGACTCCATGTGGCTTGATATTGGAAGACTATCCACAGGATTTGCAGTTGGTTTATTAAGCTATGTG ATACCAGTTTACATTGCAGAAATAACACCAAAACATGTTCGAGGAGCGTTTGTATTTGCTAATCAG CTGATGCAGAGTTGTGGATTGTCTTTATTCTACGTCATTGGAAATTTTGTTCATTGGCGTAACTTGGCCTTAATCG GTCTCATTCCATGTGCGTTGCAAGTTGTGACTTTGTTCTTTATTCCAGAGTCCCCTAGACTACTG GGAAAATGGGGACATGAAAAAGAATGTAGAGCTTCATTGCAAAGTCTTCGCGGAGATGATGCAGATATCTCTGAAGAAGCCAACACTATCAAA GAAACCATGATCTTGTTTGATGAAGGACCAAAATCGCGGGTTATGGATTTGTTTCAGAGAAGATATGCTCCATCTGTTGTT ATTGGTGTGGGACTAATGCTTCTACAACAACTCTCTGGAAGCTCAGGACTTATGTACTATGTCGGTAGCGTATTTGATAAAGGAG GGTTTCCAAGCAGCATTGGCTCAATGATTCTTGCAGTGATCATG ATACCAAAAGCTCTATTGGGTCTGATTTTGGTTGAGAAAATGGGACGAAGACCACTTCTATTG GCCTCTACCGGTGGAATGTGCTTTTTCAGCTTGCTCCTCAGTTTTTCCTTCTGCTTTCGG TCATATGGCATGCTTGATGAGCTCACTCCGATTTTCACATGTATCGGTGTAGTG GGTTTCATCTCTTCATTTGCCGTAGGCATGGGAGGCTTACCATGGATCATCATGTCTGAG aTATTCCCAATGAATGTTAAAGTTTCTGCTGGGACTCTGGTTACCTTAGCCAACTGGTCCTTTGGTTGGATTGTTGCTTTCGCCTACAACTTCATGCTAGAGTGGAACGCATCAG GAACgttcttgatcttctttacTATATGTGGTGCGGGTATAGTCTTTATTTATGCGATGGTACCCGAAACTAAAGGAAGAACATTGGAAGATATACAAGCTTCTCTTACAGATTTTCTACAATGA
- the ESL1 gene encoding ERD (early response to dehydration) six-like 1 (ERD (early response to dehydration) six-like 1 (ESL1); CONTAINS InterPro DOMAIN/s: Sugar transporter, conserved site (InterPro:IPR005829), Major facilitator superfamily (InterPro:IPR020846), General substrate transporter (InterPro:IPR005828), Sugar/inositol transporter (InterPro:IPR003663), Major facilitator superfamily, general substrate transporter (InterPro:IPR016196); BEST Arabidopsis thaliana protein match is: Major facilitator superfamily protein (TAIR:AT1G08930.2); Has 35333 Blast hits to 34131 proteins in 2444 species: Archae - 798; Bacteria - 22429; Metazoa - 974; Fungi - 991; Plants - 531; Viruses - 0; Other Eukaryotes - 9610 (source: NCBI BLink).): MTMSENSRNLEAGLLLRKNQNDINECRITAVVLFSTFVSVCGSFCFGCAAGYSSVAQTGIINDLGLSVAQYSMFGSIMTFGGMIGAIFSGKVADLMGRKGTMWFAQIFCIFGWVAVALAKDSMWLDIGRLSTGFAVGLLSYVIPVYIAEITPKHVRGAFVFANQLMQSCGLSLFYVIGNFVHWRNLALIGLIPCALQVVTLFFIPESPRLLGKWGHEKECRASLQSLRGDDADISEEANTIKETMILFDEGPKSRVMDLFQRRYAPSVVIGVGLMLLQQLSGSSGLMYYVGSVFDKGGFPSSIGSMILAVIMIPKALLGLILVEKMGRRPLLLASTGGMCFFSLLLSFSFCFRSYGMLDELTPIFTCIGVVGFISSFAVGMGGLPWIIMSEIFPMNVKVSAGTLVTLANWSFGWIVAFAYNFMLEWNASGINTYYYIIYYRVIKLSKKN, encoded by the exons ATGACGATGTCGGAGAACTCAAGAAACTTGGAAGCTGGTTTGCTACTGAGGAAGAACCAAAACGACATCAACGAATGTCGTATCACTGCTGTTGTACTTTTCAGTACTTTCGTTTCTGTTTGTGGCTCTTTCTGCTTCGGTTGTGCG GCAGGTTATTCATCAGTTGCTCAAACAGGGATCATAAATGATTTAGGTCTCTCTGTTGCACAA TACTCCATGTTTGGTTCAATCATGACTTTTGGAGGAATGATTGGTGCCATCTTCAGCGGGAAAGTTGCAGATCTCATGGGTCGAAAAGGG ACTATGTGGTTTGCTCAAATTTTCTGCATCTTCGGTTGGGTTGCAGTAGCATTAGCAAAAGACTCCATGTGGCTTGATATTGGAAGACTATCCACAGGATTTGCAGTTGGTTTATTAAGCTATGTG ATACCAGTTTACATTGCAGAAATAACACCAAAACATGTTCGAGGAGCGTTTGTATTTGCTAATCAG CTGATGCAGAGTTGTGGATTGTCTTTATTCTACGTCATTGGAAATTTTGTTCATTGGCGTAACTTGGCCTTAATCG GTCTCATTCCATGTGCGTTGCAAGTTGTGACTTTGTTCTTTATTCCAGAGTCCCCTAGACTACTG GGAAAATGGGGACATGAAAAAGAATGTAGAGCTTCATTGCAAAGTCTTCGCGGAGATGATGCAGATATCTCTGAAGAAGCCAACACTATCAAA GAAACCATGATCTTGTTTGATGAAGGACCAAAATCGCGGGTTATGGATTTGTTTCAGAGAAGATATGCTCCATCTGTTGTT ATTGGTGTGGGACTAATGCTTCTACAACAACTCTCTGGAAGCTCAGGACTTATGTACTATGTCGGTAGCGTATTTGATAAAGGAG GGTTTCCAAGCAGCATTGGCTCAATGATTCTTGCAGTGATCATG ATACCAAAAGCTCTATTGGGTCTGATTTTGGTTGAGAAAATGGGACGAAGACCACTTCTATTG GCCTCTACCGGTGGAATGTGCTTTTTCAGCTTGCTCCTCAGTTTTTCCTTCTGCTTTCGG TCATATGGCATGCTTGATGAGCTCACTCCGATTTTCACATGTATCGGTGTAGTG GGTTTCATCTCTTCATTTGCCGTAGGCATGGGAGGCTTACCATGGATCATCATGTCTGAG aTATTCCCAATGAATGTTAAAGTTTCTGCTGGGACTCTGGTTACCTTAGCCAACTGGTCCTTTGGTTGGATTGTTGCTTTCGCCTACAACTTCATGCTAGAGTGGAACGCATCAGGTATAAATACATActactatataatatactatAGAGTCATTAAactctcaaaaaaaaattag
- the ESL1 gene encoding ERD (early response to dehydration) six-like 1 (ERD (early response to dehydration) six-like 1 (ESL1); CONTAINS InterPro DOMAIN/s: Sugar transporter, conserved site (InterPro:IPR005829), Major facilitator superfamily (InterPro:IPR020846), General substrate transporter (InterPro:IPR005828), Sugar/inositol transporter (InterPro:IPR003663), Major facilitator superfamily, general substrate transporter (InterPro:IPR016196); BEST Arabidopsis thaliana protein match is: Major facilitator superfamily protein (TAIR:AT1G08930.2); Has 22673 Blast hits to 22189 proteins in 1824 species: Archae - 355; Bacteria - 8744; Metazoa - 4150; Fungi - 6023; Plants - 2283; Viruses - 0; Other Eukaryotes - 1118 (source: NCBI BLink).), which translates to MTMSENSRNLEAGLLLRKNQNDINECRITAVVLFSTFVSVCGSFCFGCAAGYSSVAQTGIINDLGLSVAQYSMFGSIMTFGGMIGAIFSGKVADLMGRKGTMWFAQIFCIFGWVAVALAKDSMWLDIGRLSTGFAVGLLSYVIPVYIAEITPKHVRGAFVFANQLMQSCGLSLFYVIGNFVHWRNLALIGLIPCALQVVTLFFIPESPRLLGKWGHEKECRASLQSLRGDDADISEEANTIKETMILFDEGPKSRVMDLFQRRYAPSVVIGVGLMLLQQLSGSSGLMYYVGSVFDKGGFPSSIGSMILAVIMIPKALLGLILVEKMGRRPLLLMNDLYLQASTGGMCFFSLLLSFSFCFRSYGMLDELTPIFTCIGVVGFISSFAVGMGGLPWIIMSEIFPMNVKVSAGTLVTLANWSFGWIVAFAYNFMLEWNASGTFLIFFTICGAGIVFIYAMVPETKGRTLEDIQASLTDFLQ; encoded by the exons ATGACGATGTCGGAGAACTCAAGAAACTTGGAAGCTGGTTTGCTACTGAGGAAGAACCAAAACGACATCAACGAATGTCGTATCACTGCTGTTGTACTTTTCAGTACTTTCGTTTCTGTTTGTGGCTCTTTCTGCTTCGGTTGTGCG GCAGGTTATTCATCAGTTGCTCAAACAGGGATCATAAATGATTTAGGTCTCTCTGTTGCACAA TACTCCATGTTTGGTTCAATCATGACTTTTGGAGGAATGATTGGTGCCATCTTCAGCGGGAAAGTTGCAGATCTCATGGGTCGAAAAGGG ACTATGTGGTTTGCTCAAATTTTCTGCATCTTCGGTTGGGTTGCAGTAGCATTAGCAAAAGACTCCATGTGGCTTGATATTGGAAGACTATCCACAGGATTTGCAGTTGGTTTATTAAGCTATGTG ATACCAGTTTACATTGCAGAAATAACACCAAAACATGTTCGAGGAGCGTTTGTATTTGCTAATCAG CTGATGCAGAGTTGTGGATTGTCTTTATTCTACGTCATTGGAAATTTTGTTCATTGGCGTAACTTGGCCTTAATCG GTCTCATTCCATGTGCGTTGCAAGTTGTGACTTTGTTCTTTATTCCAGAGTCCCCTAGACTACTG GGAAAATGGGGACATGAAAAAGAATGTAGAGCTTCATTGCAAAGTCTTCGCGGAGATGATGCAGATATCTCTGAAGAAGCCAACACTATCAAA GAAACCATGATCTTGTTTGATGAAGGACCAAAATCGCGGGTTATGGATTTGTTTCAGAGAAGATATGCTCCATCTGTTGTT ATTGGTGTGGGACTAATGCTTCTACAACAACTCTCTGGAAGCTCAGGACTTATGTACTATGTCGGTAGCGTATTTGATAAAGGAG GGTTTCCAAGCAGCATTGGCTCAATGATTCTTGCAGTGATCATG ATACCAAAAGCTCTATTGGGTCTGATTTTGGTTGAGAAAATGGGACGAAGACCACTTCTATTG ATGAATGATCTTTATTTACAGGCCTCTACCGGTGGAATGTGCTTTTTCAGCTTGCTCCTCAGTTTTTCCTTCTGCTTTCGG TCATATGGCATGCTTGATGAGCTCACTCCGATTTTCACATGTATCGGTGTAGTG GGTTTCATCTCTTCATTTGCCGTAGGCATGGGAGGCTTACCATGGATCATCATGTCTGAG aTATTCCCAATGAATGTTAAAGTTTCTGCTGGGACTCTGGTTACCTTAGCCAACTGGTCCTTTGGTTGGATTGTTGCTTTCGCCTACAACTTCATGCTAGAGTGGAACGCATCAG GAACgttcttgatcttctttacTATATGTGGTGCGGGTATAGTCTTTATTTATGCGATGGTACCCGAAACTAAAGGAAGAACATTGGAAGATATACAAGCTTCTCTTACAGATTTTCTACAATGA